A stretch of the Eulemur rufifrons isolate Redbay chromosome 20, OSU_ERuf_1, whole genome shotgun sequence genome encodes the following:
- the AHCY gene encoding adenosylhomocysteinase, with the protein MSDKLPYKVADIGLADWGRRVLNIAENEMPGLMRMREMYSASKPLKGSRIAGCLHMTVETAVLIETLVALGAEVRWSSCNIFSTQDHAAAAIAKAGIPVYAWKGETDEEYLWCIEQTLYFKDGPLNMILDDGGDLTNLIHTKYPELLAGIRGISEETTTGVHNLYKMMANGILKVPAINVNDSVTKSKFDNLYGCRESLIDGIKRATDVMIAGKVAVVAGYGDVGKGCAQALRGFGARVIITEIDPINALQAAMEGYEVTTMDEACQEGNIFVTTTGCVDIILGRHFEQMQDDAIVCNIGHFDVEIDVKWLNENAVEKVNIKPQVDRYRLKNGRRIILLAEGRLVNLGCAMGHPSFVMSNSFTNQVLAQIELWTHPDKYPVGVHFLPKKLDEAVAEAHLAKLNVKLTKLTEKQAKYLGMSRDGPFKPDHYRY; encoded by the exons ATGTCTGACAAACTGCCCTACAAAGTCG CCGACATTGGCCTGGCCGACTGGGGACGCAGGGTCCTGAACATCGCGGAGAATGAGATGCCGGGCCTGATGCGCATGCGGGAGATGTACTCGGCCTCCAAGCCGCTGAAGGGCTCCCGCATCGCCGGCTGCCTGCACATGACTGTGGAGACCGCCGTCCTCATTGAGACCCTCGTCGCCCTGGGTGCTGAG GTGCGGTGGTCCAGCTGCAACATCTTTTCCACCCAGGACCATGCAGCAGCTGCCATTGCCAAGGCCGGCATTCCAG TGTACGCCTGGAAGGGTGAGACGGATGAGGAGTACCTGTGGTGCATCGAGCAGACGCTGTACTTCAAAGACGGGCCCCTCAACATGATTTTGGACGACGGTGGTGACCTTACCAACCTCATCCACACCAAGTACCCAGAGCTCCTGGCag GCATCCGGGGGATCTCTGAGGAGACCACGACTGGGGTCCACAATCTGTACAAGATGATGGCCAATGGGATCCTGAAGGTGCCTGCCATCAACGTCAACGACTCCGTCACCAAG AGCAAGTTTGACAACCTCTATGGCTGCCGAGAGTCCCTCATAGATGGCATCAAACGGGCCACAGACGTGATGATCGCAGGCAAAGTGGCAGTGGTAGCAGGCTATGGTGATGTGGGCAAGGGCTGTGCCCAGGCCCTGAGGGGTTTCGGGGCCCGTGTCATCATCACTGAGATCGACCCCATCAACGCACTGCAGGCTGCCATGGAGG GCTATGAGGTGACCACCATGGATGAGGCCTGTCAGGAGGGCAACATCTTTGTCACCACCACAGGCTGTGTTGACATCATCCTTGGCCG ACACTTTGAACAGATGCAGGATGATGCCATCGTGTGTAACATTGGACACTTCGACGTGGAGATTGATGTCAAGTGGCTCAACGAGAACGCTGTAGAGAAGGTGAACATCAAGCCCCAG GTGGACCGCTACCGGCTGAAGAACGGGCGCCGCATCATCCTGCTGGCCGAGGGCCGGCTGGTCAACCTGGGTTGTGCCATGGGCCACCCCAGCTTCGTGATGAGCAACTCCTTTACCAACCAGGTGCTGGCGCAGATTGAGCTATGGACCCACCCAGACAAGTACCCCGTCGGGGTTCACTTCCTGCCCAAAAAG CTGGATGAGGCAGTGGCCGAAGCCCACCTGGCCAAGCTGAACGTGAAGCTGACCAAGCTGACTGAGAAGCAGGCCAAGTACCTGGGCATGTCCCGTGATGGCCCCTTCAAGCCTGACCACTACCGCTACTGA
- the ASIP gene encoding agouti-signaling protein, giving the protein MDVTRLLLATLLVFMCFFATYSYLPPEEKPKDDSSLKSNSSMNLLDFSSVSIVALNKKFKKISRKEAEKKKSSKKEASVKKVAQPKPPPPTPCVATRFSCKPPAPACCDPCAYCHCRFFRSACSCRVLNPYC; this is encoded by the exons ATGGATGTCACCCGCCTGCTCCTGGCTACCCTGCTGGTCTTCATGTGCTTCTTCGCTACCTACAGCTACCTACCACCTGAAGAGAAGCCCAAAGATGACAGCAGCCTGAAGAGCAACTCCTCCATGAACCTATTGGATTTCTCTTCTGTATCTATTGTGG CTCTGAACAAGAAATTCAAAAAGATCAGcagaaaagaagcagaaaagaagaaatcttcTAAG AAAGAAGCTTCAGTGAAGAAGGTGGCGCAGCCCAAGCCCCCGCCGCCCACGCCCTGCGTGGCCACCCGCTTCAGCTGCAAGCCGCCAGCGCCAGCCTGCTGCGACCCGTGCGCCTACTGCCACTGCCGCTTCTTCCGCAGCGCCTGCTCCTGCCGCGTGCTCAACCCCTACTGCTGA